A single window of Agromyces sp. Leaf222 DNA harbors:
- a CDS encoding alpha-galactosidase, with protein sequence MTLIEDFGLVMRAGGVALVLDLGENGLPAVVHWGADSGALDPSAYRALLETGVLPVGASEVDVPVRISILPEHARGWMGRPGVSGSRAGAAWSPLWCVTEVTLDGVPLAGASARTVVDHGAGTLVVTAADADARLSLTLTVELSEAGIVRTRADLQNLGAEAYQLDDLMLCLPTPAIASEVLDFAGRWAGERAPQRRALTVGAHRREARRGRTGLDAATILSVGTPGFGFAHGEVWGVHTAWSGNHVHQVERVLSGEQLLGGGELLLPGEVRLAQGEHYESPWVYGIYGAGLDDAARRMHRHLRARTQHPRSPRPVTLNVWEAVYFDHDEDTLVDLAERAAAIGIERFVLDDGWFGARRSDRAGLGDWTVSADVWPNGLHPLVDRVRDLGMQFGLWFEPEMVNPDSDLARSHPEWIMSTGGRLPVESRNQQVLNLGIPEAYAHVRDAMCAILAEYDIAYIKWDHNRDLVDAGTAPFGRAGVHEQTLAFYRLVDEIKSRYPGLEIESCSSGGGRVDLGVLERTERIWVSDNNDPIDRQQTNRWTTQLVPPELMGAHIASGASHTTNRLHALSFRAITALFGHLGVEWDLRQASAAELDELEAWIRLHKEHRELLHGGVLVRLDHPDDSLSLNGVVAADGSAGLYAFVSLARASVASPGRIRLPGLDAEARYLVEPVLVGGVPHGADPAPWWEAGPLELSGATLASVGVVMPALRPEQAVLLRAVRADDGRAEAGAAPRGSAA encoded by the coding sequence ATGACACTGATCGAAGACTTCGGTCTGGTGATGCGCGCGGGCGGTGTCGCCCTCGTGCTCGACCTCGGCGAGAACGGGCTGCCGGCGGTCGTGCACTGGGGCGCCGACAGCGGTGCGCTCGACCCGTCGGCGTATCGAGCGCTGCTCGAGACCGGCGTGCTTCCGGTCGGCGCGAGCGAGGTCGACGTGCCCGTTCGGATCTCGATCCTCCCCGAGCACGCCCGCGGCTGGATGGGTCGCCCCGGCGTCAGCGGGTCGAGGGCCGGCGCCGCGTGGTCGCCGCTCTGGTGCGTGACCGAGGTGACGCTCGACGGTGTCCCGCTGGCCGGGGCATCCGCTCGAACCGTGGTGGACCACGGCGCTGGAACCCTCGTCGTGACCGCGGCCGACGCCGACGCCCGGCTGTCGCTCACCCTCACGGTGGAACTCAGCGAGGCCGGCATCGTGCGCACCCGCGCCGACCTGCAGAACCTCGGGGCGGAGGCCTACCAGCTCGACGACCTCATGCTCTGCCTGCCGACGCCGGCCATCGCGAGCGAGGTGCTCGACTTCGCCGGGCGCTGGGCGGGGGAGCGCGCGCCGCAACGTCGCGCGCTGACGGTCGGCGCGCATCGGCGCGAGGCCCGCCGCGGCCGCACCGGGCTCGACGCGGCGACGATCCTCTCGGTGGGCACGCCGGGCTTCGGCTTCGCCCACGGCGAGGTCTGGGGCGTCCACACCGCGTGGTCGGGCAATCACGTGCACCAGGTCGAGCGGGTGCTGAGCGGCGAGCAACTGCTCGGCGGCGGCGAGCTCCTGCTGCCCGGCGAGGTGCGCCTCGCCCAGGGCGAGCACTACGAGAGCCCGTGGGTCTACGGCATCTACGGTGCCGGACTCGACGATGCGGCGCGACGCATGCATCGCCACCTCAGGGCACGCACGCAGCATCCGCGCTCACCGAGGCCGGTCACGCTCAACGTGTGGGAGGCGGTGTACTTCGACCACGACGAGGACACGCTCGTCGACCTCGCCGAGCGGGCGGCGGCGATCGGCATCGAACGCTTCGTGCTCGACGACGGATGGTTCGGCGCGCGTCGCAGCGATCGTGCGGGCCTCGGCGACTGGACCGTGTCGGCCGACGTCTGGCCGAACGGGCTGCATCCGCTCGTCGATCGCGTGCGCGACCTCGGCATGCAGTTCGGCCTCTGGTTCGAACCCGAGATGGTGAACCCGGACTCCGACCTCGCGCGGTCGCATCCCGAGTGGATCATGTCGACGGGCGGCAGGCTCCCGGTGGAGTCGCGCAACCAGCAGGTGCTGAACCTCGGCATCCCCGAGGCGTACGCCCACGTTCGCGACGCGATGTGCGCGATCCTCGCCGAGTACGACATCGCGTACATCAAGTGGGATCACAACCGCGACCTCGTGGATGCCGGCACGGCGCCGTTCGGCCGTGCCGGGGTCCACGAGCAGACGCTCGCGTTCTACCGACTCGTCGACGAGATCAAGTCCCGGTACCCCGGCCTCGAGATCGAGTCGTGCTCGTCGGGAGGCGGCCGGGTCGACCTCGGCGTCCTCGAGCGCACCGAGCGCATCTGGGTCTCCGACAACAACGACCCGATCGATCGACAGCAGACCAACCGGTGGACGACGCAGCTCGTCCCGCCCGAGCTCATGGGGGCCCACATCGCGTCCGGCGCCTCGCACACGACGAACCGGCTCCACGCGCTCTCGTTCCGGGCCATCACCGCGCTGTTCGGCCACCTCGGCGTCGAATGGGACCTGCGGCAGGCGAGCGCGGCCGAACTCGACGAGCTCGAGGCGTGGATCCGGCTGCACAAGGAGCATCGCGAGCTGCTCCACGGCGGCGTGCTCGTGCGACTCGACCACCCCGACGACTCGCTGTCGCTCAACGGCGTCGTCGCGGCGGACGGCTCGGCGGGGCTCTACGCGTTCGTGTCGCTCGCGCGCGCCTCGGTCGCGAGCCCCGGGCGCATCCGCCTGCCCGGCCTCGACGCGGAGGCGCGCTACCTCGTCGAGCCCGTGCTCGTCGGCGGGGTGCCCCACGGGGCCGACCCCGCTCCATGGTGGGAGGCCGGCCCGCTCGAGCTGAGCGGTGCGACGCTCGCTTCGGTCGGCGTCGTGATGCCCGCCCTCCGTCCGGAGCAGGCGGTGCTGCTGCGCGCCGTGCGTGCCGACGACGGGCGTGCGGAGGCCGGTGCCGCGCCTCGGGGCTCCGCCGCGTGA
- a CDS encoding DMT family transporter, with translation MSAGVLLAVLGAALLHGTWNAIAKAIPARLVSSALIGSVYLVAGAIGCLVLPFPPREVWPYLLVSAAVQTLYLVLLTAAYAKSEFGRTYPLTRGIAVLGITLIATMFLGERMAPAQLAGVAVVAIALFALAWSPKGRAGPTGTLMAVAVGVTITAYSVLDGIGVRLSGEPFGYASWLFLMQGVTIPLVCLVLSRDRVELLRGMRRHAPMGVLGGILSLTAYTIVVWAQSLAPLAVVSALRETGVLAAGVIGYFVFREPFTRWRLTATFCAVSGIVAIRLGG, from the coding sequence GTGAGCGCCGGCGTCCTCCTCGCCGTGCTCGGCGCCGCGCTGCTGCACGGGACCTGGAACGCCATCGCGAAGGCGATCCCCGCTCGGCTCGTGTCGTCCGCCCTGATCGGGTCGGTCTACCTCGTGGCCGGCGCGATCGGATGCCTCGTCCTGCCGTTCCCGCCGCGGGAGGTCTGGCCGTACCTGCTCGTCTCGGCCGCCGTGCAGACGCTCTACCTCGTGCTGCTGACGGCGGCGTACGCGAAGTCGGAGTTCGGCCGGACCTACCCGCTGACCCGGGGCATCGCCGTGCTCGGCATCACGCTGATCGCGACGATGTTCCTCGGCGAGCGGATGGCGCCCGCCCAGCTCGCGGGGGTCGCGGTCGTCGCGATCGCACTGTTCGCGCTGGCGTGGTCGCCGAAGGGGCGCGCCGGCCCGACCGGAACCCTGATGGCGGTCGCGGTCGGCGTCACGATCACCGCCTACTCGGTGCTCGACGGCATCGGCGTGCGTCTCTCGGGCGAGCCGTTCGGATACGCGTCGTGGCTGTTCCTCATGCAGGGCGTCACGATTCCGCTCGTCTGCCTCGTCCTCTCGCGCGACCGGGTGGAACTGCTCCGAGGGATGCGGCGGCATGCGCCGATGGGCGTGCTCGGCGGCATCCTCTCGCTCACCGCCTACACGATCGTCGTCTGGGCCCAGTCGCTGGCTCCGCTCGCGGTGGTCTCCGCCCTGCGTGAGACGGGGGTGCTCGCCGCCGGGGTGATCGGCTACTTCGTGTTCCGCGAGCCGTTCACCAGGTGGCGGCTCACGGCCACGTTCTGCGCGGTCTCGGGGATCGTCGCCATCCGACTCGGCGGATGA